The following proteins come from a genomic window of Bradyrhizobium paxllaeri:
- a CDS encoding threonine synthase, whose product MKDNDNLIIERPTFVTHLECAMEGDRYEADQIHNLSKAGKPLLVRYDLAGVKKALTKDALAQRPADMWRYRELLPVRKVSDIVSLGEVMTPLIRLPKLAKKLGGGEIIVKDEGRLPTGSFKARGLVMAVSMGKALGIRHMAMPTNGNAGAALAAYATSCGIKTTIFCPADTPEVNVSEIELQGATVYRVNGLIDDCGKIVGEGKAKAGWFDTSTLKEPYRIEGKKTMGLELAEQLGWEMPDVIFYPTGGGTGLIGMWKAFAELEAIGFIGSKRPRMVAVQASGCAPMVRAFEAGTEHAPRWEDAHTIASGIRVPQAVGDFLILRAVRESKGFAIAVPDEKISAALNEVAREEGLLLCPEGAATYAAYQQSLAEGRVTKNDRVMLFNCATGLKYPLPPVTRTLDRHKPIDYAKL is encoded by the coding sequence GTGAAAGACAACGACAACCTCATCATCGAACGCCCGACCTTCGTGACCCATCTCGAATGCGCGATGGAAGGCGATCGCTACGAAGCCGACCAGATCCACAACCTCTCCAAGGCCGGCAAGCCGCTCTTGGTGCGCTACGACCTCGCCGGCGTGAAGAAGGCGTTGACGAAGGACGCGCTAGCACAGCGCCCCGCCGATATGTGGCGCTATCGCGAACTGCTGCCGGTGAGGAAGGTCAGCGACATCGTCAGCCTCGGCGAGGTCATGACGCCGCTGATCAGGCTGCCGAAGCTTGCGAAAAAACTCGGCGGTGGCGAGATCATTGTCAAGGACGAGGGCCGGCTGCCGACCGGCTCGTTCAAGGCCCGCGGCCTCGTGATGGCGGTGTCGATGGGTAAGGCGCTCGGCATCAGGCACATGGCGATGCCGACCAACGGCAACGCGGGCGCGGCGCTGGCCGCCTACGCCACCTCCTGCGGCATCAAGACCACGATCTTCTGCCCCGCCGATACGCCCGAGGTGAACGTCAGCGAGATCGAACTCCAGGGCGCCACCGTCTATCGCGTCAACGGCCTGATCGATGATTGCGGCAAGATCGTCGGGGAAGGCAAGGCCAAAGCCGGCTGGTTCGACACCTCGACGCTGAAGGAGCCGTACCGGATCGAAGGCAAGAAGACGATGGGCCTGGAGCTTGCCGAGCAGCTGGGCTGGGAGATGCCTGACGTCATCTTCTACCCGACCGGCGGCGGCACCGGCCTGATCGGCATGTGGAAGGCGTTCGCCGAACTGGAAGCGATCGGCTTCATCGGGTCGAAGCGCCCGCGGATGGTCGCGGTGCAGGCGTCCGGCTGTGCGCCGATGGTGCGTGCTTTTGAAGCAGGCACCGAGCACGCGCCGCGCTGGGAAGATGCGCACACCATTGCGTCGGGCATTCGCGTGCCGCAGGCGGTCGGAGATTTTCTGATCCTGCGCGCCGTTCGTGAGAGCAAGGGCTTCGCCATCGCGGTCCCGGATGAGAAGATTTCTGCTGCGCTCAACGAAGTCGCGCGCGAGGAAGGGCTGCTGTTGTGTCCGGAAGGGGCGGCGACGTATGCTGCCTATCAGCAGAGCCTCGCCGAGGGCCGCGTGACGAAAAACGATCGCGTCATGCTGTTCAATTGCGCCACGGGGCTTAAATATCCGCTACCGCCGGTCACGCGCACGCTCGATCGACACAAACCGATCGACTACGCGAAGCTCTGA
- a CDS encoding tripartite tricarboxylate transporter substrate binding protein BugD codes for MRKIILAVIAGLAFGSVATAQNFPSRPITIVVPFSAGGPSDAMARILAERMKVTLGEQVLVENVTGAGGSVGVGRAVRSAPDGYTVSFGHLGTHVANGAIYKLGYDLVTDLEPVALLPSNPMIIVSKKAVPATSLKEFLAWLKAQPTPATAGTAGAGSGSHIAGLYFENVSGIKLQYVPYRGTGPAMNDLVAGQIDMIVDQTSNSIGQVRAGNIRAYAITDSKRVESASDIPTVDEAGLPGFHMTLWSGLWVPKGTPKDVVAKLNAAAVDALNDPAVRKQLENLGLQMPPKDKLTPEALGAWQKTEIEKWWPMIKAANVKVD; via the coding sequence ATGCGAAAGATCATTCTGGCCGTGATTGCAGGGTTGGCGTTTGGCAGTGTCGCAACCGCCCAAAACTTCCCCTCGCGCCCCATCACCATCGTCGTGCCGTTCTCGGCCGGCGGGCCGTCGGATGCGATGGCGCGGATCCTCGCCGAACGCATGAAGGTCACGCTCGGCGAGCAGGTCCTGGTCGAGAACGTGACCGGGGCGGGCGGCTCGGTCGGCGTCGGCCGCGCGGTTCGCTCAGCGCCTGACGGTTACACGGTCAGCTTCGGCCATCTCGGCACCCACGTCGCCAATGGCGCGATCTACAAGCTCGGCTACGATCTCGTCACCGATCTCGAACCGGTCGCGCTGTTGCCGAGCAATCCGATGATCATCGTCAGCAAGAAGGCGGTTCCCGCAACGTCGCTGAAGGAATTTCTGGCGTGGCTGAAGGCGCAGCCGACGCCGGCGACTGCGGGCACGGCGGGGGCCGGCTCCGGCAGCCATATCGCCGGGCTCTATTTCGAGAACGTCTCCGGCATCAAGCTGCAATATGTGCCGTACCGCGGCACCGGTCCCGCGATGAACGATCTCGTCGCCGGCCAGATCGACATGATCGTCGACCAGACCTCGAATTCGATCGGGCAGGTGCGCGCCGGCAACATCCGTGCTTACGCCATCACGGATTCCAAGCGCGTCGAATCCGCCTCCGACATCCCGACCGTGGACGAAGCGGGGTTGCCGGGATTCCACATGACGCTGTGGTCAGGCCTTTGGGTGCCCAAGGGCACGCCAAAGGACGTCGTCGCAAAGCTGAATGCCGCGGCGGTTGACGCCCTGAATGATCCGGCCGTGCGCAAGCAGCTCGAAAACCTCGGTCTGCAGATGCCGCCGAAGGACAAGCTCACGCCCGAAGCCCTCGGCGCCTGGCAGAAGACCGAGATCGAAAAATGGTGGCCGATGATCAAGGCCGCCAACGTCAAGGTGGACTAG
- a CDS encoding SDR family NAD(P)-dependent oxidoreductase, with amino-acid sequence MTERISLEGKVAVVTGAGRGLGRAYIELLAERGARVAVNDLGTDVSGSGKDSTIAEQVADLIRSRGGEAIANDSDVSTPEGGSDLIATTIEHFGRIDLLVNNAGICGSQLFEDATLDDFDHYWRVHLGGPVNTVKAAWPHMVAQRYGKIVLTTSVSGLFGLRGQATYAAAKCAVVGLMRILAIEGAEHGILVNTISPVGYTRMHPAAGSRLSEADGKTTMPVEAAAPAIVWLASDSCSETNNIYNVGAGAIQRIAIVMGPGFYDAHLTPESIAENYAKVESIKGFFEPGAFEPSIGDA; translated from the coding sequence ATGACTGAACGAATTTCGTTGGAGGGGAAGGTCGCGGTTGTAACTGGGGCAGGCCGCGGGCTGGGGCGGGCATACATCGAACTTCTCGCCGAACGCGGTGCCCGGGTCGCGGTGAACGACCTGGGCACCGACGTATCGGGATCCGGGAAGGACTCCACGATAGCGGAACAGGTGGCCGACCTCATTCGGTCACGTGGAGGCGAGGCAATCGCGAATGACAGCGACGTTTCCACCCCTGAAGGTGGCAGTGACCTGATCGCGACGACCATCGAGCATTTCGGGAGAATAGACCTTCTCGTGAACAACGCTGGTATCTGCGGAAGCCAGCTATTCGAGGATGCCACCCTTGACGATTTCGATCACTATTGGCGCGTGCACCTTGGCGGGCCGGTTAACACGGTGAAGGCGGCCTGGCCGCATATGGTCGCTCAGCGCTACGGGAAGATCGTCCTCACGACGTCAGTCAGCGGCCTGTTCGGACTGCGTGGCCAAGCCACCTATGCGGCGGCGAAGTGCGCAGTAGTTGGACTGATGCGCATTCTTGCAATTGAAGGTGCTGAGCACGGGATTCTCGTGAATACCATTTCCCCAGTCGGGTACACGAGGATGCACCCGGCTGCGGGATCCCGCTTGTCTGAGGCAGATGGAAAAACCACCATGCCGGTTGAGGCTGCTGCGCCAGCGATCGTCTGGCTGGCAAGCGATAGTTGTTCGGAGACGAACAACATCTACAACGTGGGAGCCGGAGCAATCCAACGTATCGCGATCGTTATGGGACCTGGCTTCTACGACGCACATCTGACACCCGAGAGCATCGCCGAGAACTACGCAAAGGTCGAATCGATCAAGGGCTTCTTCGAACCTGGTGCGTTCGAGCCCAGTATTGGCGACGCGTAG